A window of the Procambarus clarkii isolate CNS0578487 chromosome 19, FALCON_Pclarkii_2.0, whole genome shotgun sequence genome harbors these coding sequences:
- the LOC138366343 gene encoding uncharacterized protein produces MGHLTVGHFTVGLLTVGHLTVGHFTVGHLTVGHLTVGHFTVGLLTVGLFTVRLLTVGRLTVGLLTVGHLTVGLLTVGLLTVGLLTVGHLTVGHLTVGLLTVGHLTVGLLTVGTPHRGTPHRGTPHRGDTSPWDSSPWDSSPWDSSPWGHLTVGLLTVGLLTVGHLTVGHFTVGHHTVGHLTVGG; encoded by the coding sequence ATGGGACACCTCACCGTGGGACACTTCACCGTGGGACTCCTCACCGTGGGACACCTCACCGTGGGACACTTCACCGTGGGACACCTCACCGTGGGACACCTCACCGTGGGACACTTCACCGTGGGACTCCTCACCGTGGGACTCTTCACCGTGAGACTCCTCACCGTGGGACGCCTCACCGTGGGACTCCTCACTGTGGGACACCTCACCGTGGGACTCCTCACCGTGGGACTCCTCACTGTGGGACTCCTCACCGTGGGACACCTCACCGTGGGACACCTCACCGTGGGACTCCTCACCGTGGGACACCTCACCGTGGGACTCCTCACCGTGGGGACACCTCACCGTGGGACACCTCACCGTGGGACTCCTCACCGTGGGGACACCTCACCGTGGGACTCCTCACCGTGGGACTCCTCACCGTGGGACTCCTCACCGTGGGGACACCTCACCGTGGGACTCCTCACCGTGGGACTCCTCACCGTGGGACACCTCACCGTGGGACACTTCACCGTGGGACACCACACCGTGGGACACCTCACCGTGGGAGGGTGA